One part of the Candidatus Hydrogenedens sp. genome encodes these proteins:
- a CDS encoding PASTA domain-containing protein, with translation MINSEKKFIFIFLICIFLSLSSYGAIQIKTIEELQKIGNDPSYPLDGDYELANDIDASDTINWNDGKGFLPIGAPTDTNPNRRPFIGTFNGKKKVIKNLYIDRKDDDYIGLFSQLGSNGSIKVADVYDVTIENSTDYKIIGRDYVGTYAGYMENSKIRFCFVASKIEGRDFVGSLVGYSGTNSLILGVVCYIGTEVKGNNSIGGVVGGNKGIIGKTSSSALVRGNDNIGGITGGNEGLIKWCVTSEGSQIIGNNGSTGGLVGFNESEGNIIECQSDSSVSGVSISGGLVGSNKGSIIDCFSQGPVKGTSVVGGLVGWNSGSILRTYAIGLVTGTTGAGGLVGINSGSVISSFWNTETSGLLVSADGVGKTTQEMFGTQIYIDWDFDFVWKETIYYPKLLLGQEDIFLPGEKIVDDVIMIWTIEQLTMIGNVYEYPLNGTYMLARDIDAQSTAVMNSGAGFKPIGTRRNPFTGRFYGNDNKIVNLFINSSYSFTGLFGFVGQGAYIERVGIENATVNGISYVGALAGYNQGGRIVQCNAYRVGVQGISNVGVLVGGNAGTIEESFTLLSRVTGPATTEMGFAYGGLVGSNIGDIRKCYSFCYVDGNTNIGGLVGENAFGGNILRSYTLCNADNNVVGITSVGGLVGNNGGIVSESFVNPCDDRDSILVKGDKEIGGLIGQNGFKVNKSYSTVIVAGIFSVGGLIGFNWYGTVDQCYSLGSVLGDKFYIGGLVGYNWISDITNSYSGSSVVGDCIVGGLVGYHRATDFPGLDPTIDIQSTIENCYSIGSVNGESYIGGLIGYLEDIDYTIGTVTNSYWNIETSQLTISEGGEGKTTEQMKQYETFTDWDFSSIWAIIEGQTYPYFRWQEIMIIVPNFVGLDRVTAEAILTATGLYGVFTEKCDNNIPATLVITQEPSEGVQISSNKPIYLVVSSGPCPVSVPNVVAKTESEARNLITQAGLNVTVNYECNNTFPAGNVIRQDPIVGQMVPVGSVVNIFVSQGPCPISVPDVINKTENEARDIITQAGLVLGTVTQECSDTVVEGNVIRQNPEAGTPIGPGAPVNIVIAIPGPCSTVPNLFNKPESEARSLIVETGLTVGTVKQECSNTIASGNVINQEPSAGQIVKVGTTVNLVVSSGPCPVTVPDVVGKIESDARNLLTSVGLNVGTVSTSCDNVIASGKVISQSTPGGQQLLFGSTVDLVISTGPCPVTVPDVLNKSESDARSQITAVGLVVGVITQECSNTISAGKVIRQNPEAGQQANVGTQVNLVVSTGSCPVAVPNLVDKTEAEAQNLLTGVGLSLGTVSSECSDTIAVGKVIRQNPTAGDQISVGSAVNIVLSSGLCPVKVPNIKGKTENDAKNMITTAGLTTGTITKECNNTISAGKVIRQDPPSGEEVSPGTEVNLVVSDGPCPVRVPDVTGKTKEEAQRLLTDVGLIFAIVSSKCDDKIPKGNVISQQPEAGESLTYGSVVSVVVSTGPCPTTEGTKEGEGTKEGEGTKEGEGTKEGETTTKDQLINGLKTNFAGLDTNGDGSVSWEEASSKYPNLTKDVFDSLDSNGDGKISKTEAGIEEETKGCGCFGQKSLNNDNWLKYLLDFVLFGMLVLAMSGMQRRKE, from the coding sequence ATGATAAATTCAGAAAAAAAGTTTATTTTTATCTTTCTAATATGCATCTTCCTTTCTCTATCAAGTTATGGAGCCATACAAATAAAAACAATAGAAGAGTTGCAAAAAATTGGGAATGACCCTTCATATCCCTTAGATGGTGACTATGAATTAGCAAATGATATTGATGCAAGCGACACAATAAATTGGAATGATGGAAAAGGCTTCTTACCAATAGGTGCGCCAACTGATACAAACCCTAATAGACGCCCCTTCATAGGAACATTTAATGGTAAGAAAAAAGTAATAAAAAATTTATATATTGATCGAAAAGATGATGATTATATTGGGCTATTCAGCCAATTAGGAAGTAATGGGTCTATAAAAGTTGCTGACGTTTATGATGTAACTATTGAAAATAGCACTGATTATAAAATTATAGGTAGAGATTATGTTGGTACGTATGCTGGTTATATGGAAAATTCAAAAATTCGTTTTTGTTTTGTCGCAAGCAAAATTGAAGGGAGGGATTTTGTTGGAAGTTTAGTTGGCTATAGTGGGACAAACTCATTAATATTAGGTGTAGTATGTTATATAGGCACAGAAGTAAAAGGGAATAATTCTATAGGGGGTGTGGTAGGAGGGAACAAAGGCATAATCGGAAAAACTTCTTCATCTGCCTTGGTTAGAGGTAATGATAATATCGGTGGAATAACTGGAGGAAATGAGGGACTAATTAAGTGGTGTGTTACATCAGAAGGAAGTCAAATAATTGGTAATAACGGGAGCACGGGTGGTCTAGTAGGATTTAACGAAAGCGAAGGAAATATTATTGAATGCCAAAGTGATAGTTCAGTAAGTGGTGTCTCAATTTCAGGGGGATTAGTGGGTTCGAATAAAGGTTCCATTATTGACTGTTTTAGTCAAGGTCCTGTAAAAGGGACAAGCGTAGTTGGAGGTTTAGTAGGTTGGAATAGTGGCTCCATTTTAAGAACTTATGCTATAGGTTTGGTAACAGGAACAACAGGAGCTGGCGGTTTAGTAGGTATAAATTCTGGAAGTGTTATATCAAGTTTTTGGAATACAGAAACATCCGGATTATTAGTTTCTGCTGATGGTGTAGGCAAAACAACTCAAGAAATGTTTGGGACTCAGATTTATATAGATTGGGATTTCGATTTTGTCTGGAAAGAAACAATTTATTATCCCAAACTTTTATTGGGTCAGGAGGATATCTTTCTGCCCGGAGAAAAAATTGTAGATGACGTCATAATGATATGGACAATTGAACAATTAACTATGATAGGAAATGTTTACGAATATCCACTGAACGGAACATATATGCTTGCTCGAGATATTGACGCTCAAAGCACAGCTGTAATGAACAGTGGAGCTGGCTTTAAACCCATCGGAACGAGAAGAAATCCGTTTACAGGTAGATTTTATGGAAATGATAATAAAATAGTAAACTTGTTTATTAATTCTTCATATAGTTTCACTGGTTTATTCGGCTTTGTTGGTCAAGGAGCGTATATAGAAAGGGTAGGGATAGAGAATGCAACTGTAAACGGAATTAGCTACGTTGGTGCTTTAGCCGGCTATAATCAAGGTGGTAGAATTGTCCAATGTAATGCCTATCGTGTTGGGGTGCAAGGTATATCAAACGTGGGTGTTTTAGTAGGTGGTAATGCAGGAACAATTGAAGAATCTTTCACACTACTCTCAAGAGTAACAGGACCTGCTACTACAGAAATGGGTTTCGCCTATGGAGGATTAGTAGGGTCTAATATTGGTGATATTAGGAAATGTTATTCATTTTGTTATGTTGATGGAAATACAAACATCGGAGGACTTGTCGGTGAAAATGCCTTTGGTGGAAACATACTCAGAAGTTATACTTTATGCAATGCTGATAACAATGTTGTAGGAATTACATCGGTAGGAGGTCTCGTTGGTAACAACGGTGGCATTGTCAGTGAAAGTTTTGTAAATCCATGCGATGACCGCGATAGTATATTAGTAAAAGGTGATAAAGAGATTGGTGGTTTGATAGGGCAAAATGGATTTAAAGTTAATAAATCTTATTCTACAGTAATAGTCGCGGGAATTTTTTCTGTGGGTGGTCTAATCGGTTTCAATTGGTATGGTACTGTCGACCAATGCTATTCATTAGGGAGTGTTTTAGGTGATAAGTTTTATATTGGAGGACTTGTAGGATATAACTGGATTAGTGATATAACAAACAGCTATTCCGGAAGTTCTGTTGTAGGCGACTGCATTGTTGGCGGTTTAGTTGGATACCATAGAGCAACTGATTTCCCAGGATTAGACCCGACTATCGATATACAATCTACAATAGAAAACTGTTATTCAATAGGTTCAGTGAATGGGGAATCCTATATCGGCGGATTAATAGGATATTTGGAAGATATAGACTACACAATAGGAACAGTAACCAATAGCTATTGGAATATAGAAACAAGTCAATTAACAATTTCTGAAGGTGGCGAAGGCAAAACAACAGAACAAATGAAACAATATGAAACATTCACAGATTGGGATTTTTCCTCGATATGGGCAATTATAGAAGGACAAACCTATCCATACTTCCGTTGGCAAGAAATAATGATAATAGTGCCTAATTTTGTTGGATTGGATAGGGTTACTGCAGAAGCAATTCTTACTGCGACAGGATTATATGGAGTCTTCACAGAGAAATGTGATAATAATATACCTGCCACTCTTGTTATCACACAAGAACCAAGTGAAGGGGTTCAAATATCTTCTAACAAACCTATATACTTAGTTGTCTCTTCTGGACCTTGCCCTGTATCTGTTCCGAATGTTGTAGCTAAAACAGAAAGTGAAGCACGTAATTTAATAACTCAGGCAGGTCTAAACGTAACCGTGAATTATGAATGTAATAATACGTTCCCTGCAGGTAATGTAATACGTCAGGATCCCATCGTAGGACAAATGGTACCGGTAGGAAGTGTGGTTAATATATTTGTTTCACAGGGGCCATGTCCAATATCTGTTCCAGATGTGATAAATAAGACAGAGAATGAAGCACGCGATATAATTACTCAAGCAGGTTTAGTACTTGGTACGGTAACTCAGGAGTGTAGCGATACAGTGGTTGAAGGTAATGTAATTCGCCAAAATCCGGAAGCAGGGACACCTATTGGTCCTGGGGCTCCTGTTAACATAGTAATAGCCATTCCTGGTCCATGTTCAACTGTTCCAAATTTATTTAACAAGCCCGAAAGTGAAGCACGTAGTTTAATTGTAGAAACTGGCTTGACAGTCGGTACAGTTAAACAAGAGTGTAGCAATACAATAGCATCAGGGAACGTGATAAACCAGGAGCCCTCTGCTGGACAAATAGTAAAGGTTGGGACTACTGTAAATTTGGTAGTCTCAAGTGGACCGTGCCCTGTGACAGTTCCTGATGTTGTGGGTAAGATAGAGAGTGATGCAAGGAATTTATTAACATCTGTAGGATTAAACGTAGGAACCGTCTCTACAAGTTGTGATAATGTAATCGCATCAGGAAAAGTGATAAGTCAGAGTACTCCAGGGGGACAACAATTATTATTTGGTAGCACAGTAGATTTAGTTATTTCTACTGGACCATGTCCTGTGACGGTACCCGATGTATTAAATAAATCTGAGAGTGATGCGCGGAGCCAGATAACAGCAGTAGGCTTAGTAGTAGGGGTAATAACTCAAGAGTGCAGTAACACAATATCTGCGGGAAAAGTGATACGTCAAAATCCAGAAGCAGGACAACAAGCAAATGTTGGGACACAAGTAAACTTGGTTGTATCCACAGGTTCATGTCCCGTTGCAGTTCCGAATTTAGTGGATAAAACAGAGGCAGAAGCGCAGAATCTATTAACAGGGGTAGGTTTATCACTTGGAACAGTAAGTTCAGAGTGCAGTGATACAATAGCAGTTGGAAAAGTAATACGACAGAATCCAACAGCAGGTGACCAAATAAGTGTTGGAAGTGCAGTAAATATTGTTCTTTCATCTGGATTATGTCCTGTAAAAGTACCGAATATAAAAGGGAAAACGGAAAATGATGCGAAGAATATGATAACAACAGCAGGCTTAACAACAGGCACAATAACCAAGGAATGCAATAATACGATATCGGCAGGAAAAGTGATACGTCAAGATCCACCTTCAGGCGAAGAAGTAAGCCCTGGAACAGAAGTAAATTTGGTGGTATCAGATGGTCCATGTCCTGTAAGAGTACCGGATGTAACAGGAAAGACGAAGGAAGAGGCACAAAGACTGTTAACGGATGTGGGTCTAATTTTTGCTATCGTTAGTTCCAAGTGTGATGATAAGATTCCAAAAGGGAATGTGATAAGTCAACAGCCAGAAGCCGGTGAGTCCTTAACCTATGGTTCAGTAGTAAGTGTTGTTGTTTCAACAGGACCGTGTCCAACGACAGAAGGAACGAAAGAAGGTGAAGGAACAAAAGAAGGTGAAGGAACAAAAGAAGGTGAAGGAACAAAAGAAGGTGAAACGACAACAAAAGATCAATTAATAAATGGATTAAAGACAAATTTTGCTGGATTAGATACAAATGGCGACGGCTCGGTGAGCTGGGAAGAAGCAAGCAGTAAATATCCAAATCTAACGAAGGATGTATTTGATTCGTTAGATAGTAATGGCGATGGTAAGATTAGCAAGACTGAGGCTGGTATAGAGGAAGAGACAAAAGGTTGTGGCTGTTTCGGACAGAAATCATTAAATAATGATAACTGGCTCAAATATTTATTAGACTTTGTATTATTCGGAATGTTGGTACTTGCTATGAGCGGTATGCAAAGGAGAAAAGAATAA
- a CDS encoding PhoPQ-activated protein PqaA family protein translates to MRCPCYLVSISLLSIFLNVCYAGPLEDYVNMPDSSYTYSITAQESSITHTYYVVDLTSQTWRSSSEVNRTLWKHWLTIIVPATITKTKGLLIISGGNNGSSATNLRDYAQYVALITGAPVALLEQVPNQPLRFKDESFSRTEDEIIAYTFDKYLQTYDAGNPDPYWPVLLPMVKSAVRAMDTIQEIVLDNHSKNITGFVVSGASKRGWTTWLTSAVDSRVISAVPMVIDVLRMDVQMEHHYKCYGFFSETLEPYNELHIFERMNTPGGSALRAIVDPISYLEQYTMPKFIINSSGDEFFLPDSSRFYYHLLPGEKRIRYVPNTGHSLGDNIDLQTVYPLIVYFNSVAGTGSRPSYSWEFLPDGNIQVKVVTTPTSVTLWQAENPTARDFRYYDGAGPQWTSSTLSETTPGSKTYITQITPPTSGWKAYFVELNFSNGSYIFTTDVGVMPYMRPYDDLDEDGIMDPDDIDDDCDWILDEEDPYPWDSDNDGIPNYLDEVDDRDPSEIPDDCLNIPEDVMVPSVIGMDLVEANTAIIEARLTVGTINYTCDDLVPSGHVISQEPEAGTTIREGSPVNLFVSEGPCPTEGEGVVEGEGMIEGTPEGEGISEGEGVVEGTP, encoded by the coding sequence ATGCGTTGTCCATGTTACTTAGTATCTATTAGTCTTCTATCTATTTTCCTTAATGTTTGCTATGCGGGTCCTTTAGAAGATTACGTGAATATGCCAGACTCGTCATACACTTATTCAATAACAGCACAGGAAAGTTCTATTACTCATACATATTATGTGGTTGACCTTACTTCTCAAACATGGCGAAGTTCTTCAGAAGTGAATAGAACTTTATGGAAACACTGGCTAACAATTATTGTCCCTGCCACCATAACAAAAACAAAGGGATTATTAATAATATCTGGGGGAAACAACGGCTCCTCCGCTACTAACCTTAGGGATTATGCTCAGTATGTTGCTCTTATTACTGGTGCTCCAGTGGCACTACTGGAACAGGTGCCAAATCAACCACTTCGTTTCAAAGATGAAAGTTTCTCCCGCACCGAAGATGAGATTATTGCATATACCTTCGACAAATACCTGCAAACCTACGATGCTGGTAATCCTGATCCCTACTGGCCAGTGCTCTTACCTATGGTCAAAAGTGCTGTGAGAGCAATGGATACGATTCAGGAAATAGTTTTGGACAATCACAGTAAAAACATTACAGGCTTTGTAGTCAGTGGCGCGTCTAAGCGGGGTTGGACTACATGGCTTACCTCCGCAGTAGATTCGAGGGTTATCTCCGCAGTTCCAATGGTGATAGATGTACTCAGGATGGATGTTCAAATGGAGCACCACTATAAATGTTATGGTTTCTTTTCGGAAACTCTTGAACCTTACAACGAACTACATATATTCGAGCGAATGAATACCCCCGGTGGCTCTGCACTGCGAGCTATCGTTGACCCTATATCTTACCTTGAGCAATATACAATGCCTAAGTTTATCATTAACTCCAGCGGAGACGAATTTTTCCTGCCCGATTCATCTCGATTCTACTACCATCTACTTCCCGGTGAAAAAAGAATCAGATATGTGCCCAATACAGGACATAGTTTAGGTGATAACATAGATTTACAAACTGTATACCCATTAATCGTTTACTTTAACTCAGTTGCAGGTACAGGTTCCAGGCCATCATATTCTTGGGAGTTCTTGCCTGACGGCAATATCCAGGTGAAGGTAGTAACGACTCCAACATCTGTTACGCTATGGCAAGCGGAAAATCCAACTGCAAGAGACTTTAGATATTATGATGGTGCAGGTCCGCAATGGACATCCTCTACACTCAGTGAGACTACCCCAGGCTCAAAAACATACATTACCCAGATTACTCCACCCACATCCGGCTGGAAAGCATACTTTGTTGAATTGAACTTCAGTAATGGTTCATATATTTTCACAACGGATGTTGGTGTAATGCCGTATATGAGACCCTACGATGACCTCGACGAAGATGGAATTATGGACCCGGATGACATCGATGATGACTGCGATTGGATTCTGGATGAAGAAGACCCATATCCATGGGATAGCGATAACGATGGTATACCCAACTATTTGGACGAGGTAGACGACAGAGATCCATCGGAAATTCCGGATGATTGCTTAAATATCCCTGAGGATGTCATGGTCCCGTCGGTAATTGGAATGGATTTAGTTGAAGCAAACACTGCAATAATAGAAGCAAGATTGACAGTTGGAACTATTAACTACACTTGTGATGATCTGGTTCCCAGTGGACATGTGATTAGTCAAGAACCTGAAGCGGGGACAACAATTCGTGAAGGTAGCCCTGTAAATCTGTTCGTATCAGAAGGTCCCTGCCCGACGGAAGGCGAAGGTGTAGTAGAGGGAGAAGGAATGATAGAAGGCACTCCGGAGGGAGAGGGTATATCCGAAGGCGAAGGTGTTGTAGAAGGGACTCCTGA